One Xyrauchen texanus isolate HMW12.3.18 chromosome 46, RBS_HiC_50CHRs, whole genome shotgun sequence DNA segment encodes these proteins:
- the ppp1r32 gene encoding LOW QUALITY PROTEIN: protein phosphatase 1 regulatory subunit 32 (The sequence of the model RefSeq protein was modified relative to this genomic sequence to represent the inferred CDS: substituted 1 base at 1 genomic stop codon): protein MVGPLDTANLSLEMGRPGVRLTNTGLDQYCTTYRQSYGQELFQSCLGHRSWTGYSSNHRPVLYYSSSLDRYDNPQFGHSLMDRFESQSKRHYQNLVLSNGTESLACFGSRNRKSGYLQPDPQPRPRAGSFQTEYKGTYIPHHLRVLGKXMVTGVIGPREESGYTEGTSLQLNTFLPQNINMDDARRTQESVMRTDFLPRSFLQGNGALPKLASRALRETGYTRDTQKPLASSASVLSNSNEDCKLKIRPAVARWSAGPTSSSGFILNAPNIASLSHTPAYPQHFLTHYQSKFCKQQRANWVRGGIQRQRKSGYSGRDTDRLILS, encoded by the exons ATGGTTGGACCCTTGGACACAGCCAATCTTTCGCTTGAAATGGGCAGACCAGGAGTCCGCCTGACTAACACCGGTCTTGACCAATACTGCACCACCTACAGACAGTCTTATG GTCAGGAGTTATTTCAGTCATGTCTAGGTCATCGCTCTTGGACGGGTTACTCTTCAAACCACCGTCCTGTTCTGTACTACAGCTCCAGTTTGGATCGCTATGATAATCCACAGTTTGG CCACTCATTGATGGACCGTTTTGAGTCTCAGTCTAAGCGTCATTATCAGAATCTGGTTCTGTCTAATGGGACAGAGTCTTTGGCCTGCTTTGGGTCCAGAAACAGAAAGAGTGGATATTTGCAACCCGACCCTCAGCCAAGACCT AGGGCAGGATCCTTTCAAACAGAATATAAAGGCACTTACATTCCTCACCATCTCAGAGTTTTaggtaagtaaatggtgaccggTGTTA TTGGACCCAGAGAGGAGAGTGGATACACCGAGGGAACCAGTCTGCAGCTAAACACTTTCCTACCTCAAAACATTAAcatg GACGACGCTCGTAGGACACAGGAAAGTGTGATGAGGACTGACTTCCTGCCCAGATCTTTCCTACAG GGCAATGGAGCATTACCAAAACTTGCTTCTCGTGCACTTCGAGAAACTGGCTACACAAGAGACACACAAAAGCCTCTGGCCAGTTCA GCCTCTGTCCTGAGTAACTCAAATGAGGACTGCAAACTGAAGATCAGACCTGCCGTAGCTAGATGGTCCGCTGGGCCGACG AGCTCATCAGGATTCATTCTGAACGCCCCCAACATTGCAAGCCTTTCACACACGCCAGCCTATCCGCAACACTTCCTCACACACTACCAAAGCAA ATTTTGTAAGCAGCAGAGAGCAAACTGGGTGAGAGGGGGCATACAGAGACAAAGAAAGAGTGGTTACAGTGGACGAGACACAGACAG gtTAATTTTGAGTTGA